The window CTATCCGAAGAGGAACATGAGGTTTTTACCTGCGTTGACGGCAACAATGACGTCAGTACTATTATTGACCTTACCGGTCTGGACAACTACCTGGTCTCAAAAACTCTCCTAACACTCATGGAAAAAGGATTGGTCGATGCCCAGGAAGCTGCACCCGTTATTCCGATTGATACCGGCTTTGAGCGGAAAAAATCAGGGACTACACTGAAATATCTTCCTTACCTTGCGGTTGCCGCATCTCTTATCCTTTCCTTTGTGGTTGTATTTATGCAGAAGGATGACACACTGAAGATATTCAATGCATCAAAAAGGATTGGCCAACTCAGGTTCGCCATAGAGGCTGCAAGATTGAAGGATGCAGCATATCCTCCGTCCCTTTCATCCATGACCAAGGAACCAGACCCCTGGGGTCGTCCCTATATCTATTCGGTATCAGACACCGGGTTTTCCGTAAAGAGCTCAGGGCCAGACCGGACTGATGGAACCAGCGATGATGTATACTGAATCCAGTGCAGATGCAAACGTACACTGCGCTGGCACTGTTGTTTGCTCCTCGGCCTGCCAACGACTGCGCCGTTTACTCCCTGCCGCTCTGTTATCATTTTAAATGCAAACGGCAATAGCATGAAGCAGCGCAAACATCCCGAAAAGGCAATTGTTCTTTTGAGCGGAGGCCTGGACTCGGCAACGACCCTCGCAATTGCCAAAGAAGCAGGGTATGACTTATATGCCCTTACCTTTGACTATCAGCAGCGGCATGTTCGGGAACTTGAATCCGCCCGCTCCCTTGCATCGGCGTTAGGAGTAAAAAAACACCTGATCATTGACGTCAGCCTCCGTGATATCGGCGGCTCTGCACTTACTTCTGATCTGAATGTCCCAAAAAAAGGGATTCAGGATTCGGGGTCAGGTGCTGGTGAAAAAAAGAACCAATCCCCAATCCCCAACACCCAACCCCTGATTCCCATAACCTACGTCCCTGCCCGCAATACGATCTTCCTGTCTTTGGCCCTTGCATGGGCAGAGGTGCTTGAGACCGGGACCATTTTTATCGGCGCCAACGCCGTAGACTACAGCGGGTATCCTGACTGCAGGCCTGAATATCTCAGGGCATTTGAAAAAATGGCAAATCTTGCAACCAAGGCATCGGTAGAGGGGAGTCTTCATTTTCATGTCAGGGCGCCGCTTATCTCTATGACCAAGGCAGAGATCATAAGGAAAGGCATAGAACTTGGGATAGATTATGCTCTTACCTGGAGCTGCTATGATCCGCAGCCGGCAAAAACAGATCCAGGATCCAAGATCCAGGTTGATCAGAAAGCGCCGAATGTTGGAGCTGGACATCTTTTTTCCCCCTGCAGAAAATGTGACAGCTGCAGGCTGCGGGAAAAAGGATTCAAAGAAGCAGGGCTTAAAGACCCTTTAATATCAATGTAGTTATCGGACATAATAAGGTATGACTGAGCAATCACATTCACGATGCAAATTGCAATTATGGAGCCTATGTGAAAAATAATAAGGGTGAAACTGCTGCACTCCTTTCAGCGCTTCCGTCTGTTGATGAACTCCTGAAAAGTCCTGAGGGCAGTCGATGGCTTGAATCATTCCCCCGAACCATTGTAGTTCAGGCGATCAGAGATATCGTTGCGGAGAAAAGAACCAGGATGCTTCATGGAGAGCATCCCGATATCTCCTCGCCAGCCCTCGCATCCCAGATCAGCTTAAGAATCAGGGCATGTTCTTCTTTCAGCCTGCTGCCTGTAATAAATGCAACCGGCATTGTGCTGCATACGAATCTTGGGAGGGCCGTGCTTTCCGAGGAAGCAGTGGAAAATGTCATCGCCGTAAGCAGGGGATATTCCAACCTCGAATATGACCTTGCTGCAGGCAAGAGAGGGAAGCGCCATTCCCATACTACGAACATTCTCAGGCAGCTTACCGGGGCGGAAGATGCCCTGATCGTAAACAACAACGCTGCAGCAGTATTTCTCTCCCTCGCCACGATTGCAAAAGACAGGGAAGTGATCGTATCAAGAGGAGAACTTGTCGAAATCGGCGGCTCTTTCAGAATACCGGATGTAATGTCTGCAAGCGGTGCATCCCTTCGTGAGATCGGGACAACAAACAAGACACATCTCCATGATTACCGTAAGGCGATCAATGATAAGACCGGCCTTATCCTCAAGGT of the Nitrospirota bacterium genome contains:
- the queC gene encoding 7-cyano-7-deazaguanine synthase QueC, producing the protein MKQRKHPEKAIVLLSGGLDSATTLAIAKEAGYDLYALTFDYQQRHVRELESARSLASALGVKKHLIIDVSLRDIGGSALTSDLNVPKKGIQDSGSGAGEKKNQSPIPNTQPLIPITYVPARNTIFLSLALAWAEVLETGTIFIGANAVDYSGYPDCRPEYLRAFEKMANLATKASVEGSLHFHVRAPLISMTKAEIIRKGIELGIDYALTWSCYDPQPAKTDPGSKIQVDQKAPNVGAGHLFSPCRKCDSCRLREKGFKEAGLKDPLISM